CGTGGGGCCGGGACCTGGGCCGAGACTTCCCGTGCTCGCTGTACCGCTACGACTACGTGCTCGCCGCCGACGTGGTCTACCACCACGAgtgcctggaggagctgctggacaccATGCGCCACTTCTGCCGGCCGGGCAGCCGCACGGCGCTGCTGTGGGCCAACAAGGTCCGCTTCCAGTCGGACCTGAGGTTCGCCGAGCGCTTCAGGGGCAGCTTCAACGCCACGCTGCTCGCGGAGCTCCCGCAGCAGGAGGTGATCATCTACCAGGCCACAGCAAAGTGAGCTGGGGGTTTGTGTGAACGCGACATTCCTGCTCAAAATAAGCTATTTTACTGCCAAGGGCCTGTTCACACGTTGGATGTTTGCCTTCGTAATTGTTTCGTTGACCAATGTATTTTTTAGAAagtattaatacatttaaataaatgtgtcacAACTTATGTATGTTTTAATTGGTGTCATTTAATAGTGAAAAAATGGAGAGCAGGTGATTTGTTTAGTCTTTATTGTAGCGTATATTTATTTCTTAGCGACGGACAAAGTTCGTTCCACTGATTGAAATACATTCTACAGGAGCATTAGAGCTAAATCCACACCATCCACGTTCAACGTGTGACATAGCACCAAGATGAGCACATGGCTACACATAGCTAAAGACCTGCGCTAAGGAACTGTAAAATCAAACGATTCCAATCATTTAAAAAGTTTAGAGTCTCAATCTGTTTCAGTTCTGCCGTCAGACAGCTCAGCAGAGACTTGTCGAGACCCTCCACGTCTCCTGTTCTATTCCAGTCATTTTTATAGACTAGCGTATCTCAGACTAGGACGTGCAGCAGGTGGACGACTTCGGCTGCTCCAGTATCGACTCTCTGCGGAGGTCATTCGGGATGCTGCCTTCGGGGCCCCAGACATTGAGCTCCCCATAGACGCCCATCTCAATCATCTCCTCCTGCCAGGGAATGGGAATGTTGCCTGAAGCAAACTCGTCACAAAAGGCCCTGTCGGCGTCCTCCAGGGCGACGCCCCTCACggaggagaaggccccgacgtCGTCCAGGCTTTTGGCGTACACCACTTTAGGGTCGGGGACGAACGGAGGAGGCAGAATACCTGACGGGTGATGCACACCGCGGTTTCAGCTTGGTGACATGCATTAAATGCTGGAGAAGGTGCGCAGACAGCTGGTACCTGCATTCAGCTTCCTCCAGTTGATGTCCCTGAAAAACGGGTGCGCCCTGATGTCATCGCAGCACCCGTTCCTGAAGCCCATCCTGCGCGCAGCCTCCTTGGCCAGCAGCCCCTCGCAGAGGGAGCGCGCGCGCTCGCTGAAGGCGTCCGGGTACGCCACCGGCCGCGTGAGCAcgcgctccttcagctcctcgcGCTCCACCTGCGGAGGTGATGAATAACCCGCTCACTTCGCCATCGGTCACTGacgcataaataaataactcgCGCGGTTCAATAAAAAGCAACTAACCTTCTCCCCCCGGTTCCGGAATGGGTTCCTGGCAGCCATGAACTCAAACAGCGTCACGCCCAGAGTGAAGTAGTCCACCGAGGTGTCGTACTTCTCCCCCCTCAGCATCTCTGGAGGCATGTAACCTTCAGGAAAGCAAAGTGAGACGGTGGCAAGAAAGGTTCGCAagtgaggagctggagcaaaGGCACCACATCGGTACCTGGTGTCCCAGCGTAACCTTTGGTCATGGTTTTGCCTTCCTGTAGCTCCACGGCGAGGCCCAGATCAGATATGCGCACATTCCCTAGAGGACACTGCATGTAAAGATCAGGAGCAATGACACAGCGGGAGGGTTTCATAAGAACGATGTTTTACCGTCGTTATCTAGCAGCACGTTTTCAGGCTTCAGGTCTCTGTAGATGATGTTCCTCTGGTGGAGATGCTCCAAACCCTGGATGATCTGGGCGATGTAGAAACAGGCTCTGGCTTCGTCAAACCCCGGGTTGTTCTCGTCCACCAGGTAGATATGATACCTTCAGGGACGACAGAGCACAAGCTGAATCATCTAAAATCCTAAATCATGCATCATCTGATTAGCTGAGGCTGGCAGTGGAAAAACTGCAGTAAAAGCATGTTCTGTTGGCTGCAGTCCTCAGGTTAATGCATATGTGGATGACAAATGAGGGGATTGTGCTGTGACTGAGCGTCTGTGTTCATGTTGGTGCATTAACATGAGCATGCGAAGTTACTTGAGGTCTCCGCCGTTCATGATCGTCATGACCAGACAAAGTTCCTCCTTTGTCTGGAAGGCGTACGCCAGCGACACAATGAAGCGGCTGTGCACCTTCTCAAGTATTCTCTTCTCCACCATCGCCCCCTGCAGGAGAAAATGAGGAAAGAGGGGTTTTGAGAAAGCGGTGCCGTTTCAAACAGGACAAGCAGAACAGAGAGTTTTCTCTCAGAAGACTGAGCGGAGATGTGCAGCGCAGGATGCTCGGCGTGGCATTTGGAGAAGAGGTTAGAGTGCGTTTCAAATATGACCCCGGACGTGTGAAGGGCAAGTCACACGGGTGCAGAGGCGTCCATTCAGAAGAGCTTTTCACTAAAGCTTCCAGTAATCACTCTATCCCTGTCTCAGTGTCTAATGCTGCAGGCTAAAGCCagtggagacggaggcagggACAGAGATGATTAGCATCTTCACAGCCAGGAACACCTGCATTCACAATGAAGCCTGATCCGGGAGCTCTCAACGATGCTGCTGCAGGGATGGTGAGATAAGAGATGAGGTTTACAACTAATGGTCAAAAGGTGCAAAGCTGTGCTGGACTTATGCAAAGAATCACAGGCATGTGAACAATGCAGCGAAGCATTAAGGGCTCCGTCCGCTCCCTCACCTCGTAGCCTTTCCTCTTCTTAAGCCTCTTCTTGTTGAGTTTCTTACACGCATAAAGTTTCCCCGTGGCTCTCATCTGACAGGCCGACACCTCCCCGAACCCTCCCTTCCCCAGCACCCGGAAGTCGAGGAACCAGTCCTCGCTCATGGGCTGCATCTCCAGCCACTTCCACTGCAAGAACCTCTTCAGGTACAGGCTCTCCAGGAAGAAGGCGTAGGGGCCCCCCCGCAGGAACCCCAGCGCTGCAGCCAACGCTGCGGCAAACAGGGCGTCGCCGGCAGCCTCCATGGTTTGTCTCACGCTAGCGATGACGTCCTCTGAGAGGAACGGGCAGAAGTGTTTGGCAGAGGGCTCCATGTAACGCTGGACGATCCTGGAGGCCTTCTTCACCCTGTCAGAGTCCTCTGCCAGGTCATAGTCCTCAATGTCTTTCCACAGACGACAAGCACCGTCATACTCCTTGTTTGCATCCAGAAACTCCCTGAAGAGGCGCCTGCCGATCGGCTGTTCGACGCAGACAGAGTCAAAGGTCAAATCCAAGGTGTCCCTCAGGGCCTCGCACACCGTGATGTGGGGGAGTTTGAGGCGCGAATGGTATTTCTTATCCCGAGCTGCCGCCGGATTAGAACCGTCAATGCTTCCGCGAGCGTTGATGTAGGCAGAGTTCGCCACCACCGTGGTGAGTCCTCCAATATCCATGCTGAGCGCGCGCTGAGGTTAAGCAATGCGAAGGGGAGACATGGCAGAGGTGAAGTAACGGGAGACAGGTCACAGAAAGTAGCAGAGGACGCATGAGCGAGAGCTGGACTCCCGAGGAGAGTGTCTGAAATAGATCCGTGCACTCGGCACCACACTCATTCATACACACCGCAGCTCACCTGAGTCAACACCTTTTGGTAATCCATTAACACCCTCATGCCCTAGACAGTGTGAGAGCACACGCAGGCTGCATATGGACCCGGGCTGTCACTAGCACAGATGCAGAGATAGAATGTATTACAGGACACATTTGTCAGCTTATTGCTCAAAATTAAAAGTCATTCTGATTCCAGAAGGCTggagtgtgtgtcagcaggaACAGACTTGCAATAATCATAGATGcaacattattaaaacaatctATATTTAATTTGCAAACTTATATTAGATTACAGAAAATGTATTTGGAAGAGTCAGTACATGTGTTGCTCAGTTTTAAAAGGGAGATCTTTGAAGGGAATACATCAAGACCTTTACAACCACACATTGTTACATCGATAATTTTTGAAAGTCTATCTGAAGGTCTAACCACTGGCCTCTAAAGGATACTATGAGCTACAATCGTTGTAGATTTGTATATGTAATTAACAAACAAAGCTTATTTGCCTATGAGGAGCCTGGGTTGTGAAAGTCTTTACCTTGCTGGTGCCATTTTTTTGTAAACACTACCAAGGCATAAACAGGGCGGAGATTAGTCAAGTCCAggaatacaaaaaaataataaactagCAAACGAGATCAGGAAAGCAGCTGCCTACAGAACAGAAGGAAGCCAGTCCAACACATTGGGGGAAAGAAACTATTTCAAATTATTGCCcggaacacaaaacaaaatatcaACACATCTGATGGAGCCCCATCCTGGGATGCCATGGCAACTGCATTTGGCCATTCAGAACCCACGGTGTTGCACTAACAGCACGTTATGCAGACACTTTGGCCGTCCTGGAACATTTTGATCGTCATCATGTCTGCCATTTGAAATTGCAAAATAATAGGAATAACTGTTCAAACAAGCACATTATACATTCTCCAACAGCAGTAGGTTGTACAGGTTGTTTTAGTGGGATGGCTTATTAGAAGTGGATTAGACATACAAAGACTTCAGTGTGGTGGCTGGACCACAGATCAGCTGGATGAGACCTCCTGGAGAACTGTGGTGCAGGTGCACGT
This genomic interval from Betta splendens chromosome 21, fBetSpl5.4, whole genome shotgun sequence contains the following:
- the LOC114847253 gene encoding rhodopsin kinase GRK1-like, giving the protein MDIGGLTTVVANSAYINARGSIDGSNPAAARDKKYHSRLKLPHITVCEALRDTLDLTFDSVCVEQPIGRRLFREFLDANKEYDGACRLWKDIEDYDLAEDSDRVKKASRIVQRYMEPSAKHFCPFLSEDVIASVRQTMEAAGDALFAAALAAALGFLRGGPYAFFLESLYLKRFLQWKWLEMQPMSEDWFLDFRVLGKGGFGEVSACQMRATGKLYACKKLNKKRLKKRKGYEGAMVEKRILEKVHSRFIVSLAYAFQTKEELCLVMTIMNGGDLKYHIYLVDENNPGFDEARACFYIAQIIQGLEHLHQRNIIYRDLKPENVLLDNDGNVRISDLGLAVELQEGKTMTKGYAGTPGYMPPEMLRGEKYDTSVDYFTLGVTLFEFMAARNPFRNRGEKVEREELKERVLTRPVAYPDAFSERARSLCEGLLAKEAARRMGFRNGCCDDIRAHPFFRDINWRKLNAGILPPPFVPDPKVVYAKSLDDVGAFSSVRGVALEDADRAFCDEFASGNIPIPWQEEMIEMGVYGELNVWGPEGSIPNDLRRESILEQPKSSTCCTS